The DNA sequence GATGCCGGACGTCACCCTGCCTCATATCGACTGGAAAAGAACAGCGGCTGCGGAATAACGACAGCATCTGCGGAGATATGTCGAACGCATGCTGCTTTATCTCCGAGCTGCCTTCACGCGCTGCTTTGTCGGCGATCGCTTTGCTCAGAAGGCCGAATCCACATCCCGCATCCAATATCTTTTCGCCATCACGCACATCGATCTTTCGGAAAACGAAGCTCCTCATTCCCTGCGGATACAGAAAACAATTCACGAAGATCCTGTACCGAAGACTGGTCGATTCGTCATAGACAATTTCGGCCATGTTCATCTCGGGAAAAAACTCCGGGACACAACCAATTTTGGATTTTGGATTCTGGATTGAAGGCTTAATAAGTAACTGGCTCTTCCCCCATGATCATTGGGCTTAAGTTGTGACATCTGCAAAAAAAGGGGACATAAATTCAAGATTTCGAAAGTGAATAGTACGGGGAACCATAATAGTCAAAGCGGTCCCGCTTACGGCTTCTCAGCCCGAACCTTTACGCTGACCACTGCACTGGCGACTTTCTGGACGTCCTCGAATGAGGCGCCCAGCGCATCGACCATGGCCTTTACAGTGGGGTCTCCAAGAAGGAGGTCGGCTCCGAAACCCGCCTCGCCCACAACCGAAACGTCCTTGAATCCGGCATCCCGTATCGCCTGCAGATAGTCCTCCTTCAACGAGGCGCCCGCCACACACCCGACGTACGCGTCGATCGATTCCTTCACAAAATCCGGAAGCTCCTCGAGCAGAACGATGTCCGATACCATCAGGCGGCCGCCGGGCTTGAGCACCCTGAAGGTCTCGCTGAACACCTGCGGCTTGTTCGGGGAAAGGTTGATGACGCAATTGGAGATAATCACGTCCACCGCGTTGTCCGCCACCGGCAGGTGCTCGATCTCGCCCAACCTGAACTCGACGTTGCCGAAGTTGTCTTCTGCTGCGTTCTTTCGCGCCTTGTCGAGCATCTCCGGAGTCATGTCCACTCCAATGACCTTTCCGGCGGAACCGACCTTTTTCGCTGCGAGAAAGCAGTCGAATCCCGCGCCCGAACCGAGATCAAGGACAACGTCCCCCTCCTTGAGAGAGGCCAGCGCAACCGGATTCCCGCAGCCGAGACCCAAATTTGCCCCTTCAGGGACCGACGAAAGGTCCTCGTCTGTATACCCGATCGCCTTGCTCACAACTTCGGCCTTGCTCGCGCTTCCGCAGCACGAGGCGGCGGGCGCACAGCAGGAACCGGAACTTTCTTTCACTCTTCCTGCATAGCGATCCCGCACCGTTTTTCGAATTTCTTCTTCTTTCATTTTGCGCTCCTCTCATTCCTGCATGATTTCGTTCATCATCGGGCCGAGCATACCTTTCACCGTATCCGCGAATGAGTCGGCCTTCACCAAAGCAATACAGCAGACAGAGCCTTCATTTTCGAAAGCGACCACAGCCAACTTGTCGCCGGGGTGTATGTGGGCCCGCTCGCGCAAGTCTTTCGGAAGCACGATCTGGCCGCGCGCATCGATCGGGATGAGCGCCTCGACTTTGCAGCACGCGGCGTTTCGTTCTGCCGCCTGGGGTCCGCAGCATCCTTGCGCCAGTTTCCGTTTCACCTGACCACCTCCCGTTTTAGCTAAATCAGTGCAATCAGTACATTCTGATTAATCAGAATTATACCACCCCCACCGCCGCCTGTCAAGAGGGCGTTCGCTTTTTTCCCAAACTTCGGCGTTTTATCCTGCATACGGGTGGGGCTTTTTCGGTCTGGGCACCCCCCAAGGCACGCGTCCCTTGCTCTCGCCGGCCATCCTGCATCTGGTTTACGGCCTCGGATTAGGTATCTTTCTGAATATTCTCTCAAAATTCTGAAGCGTCTGAGATCAGCGAGGGGGAGAAGAGGAGGGGCATGCGCCCACGTACTATGTCCCCAATTGAAGTCTTTTGCTGCAGCTGATACCATAGCATTATGTCCGCGGAAACAAGAAAAGCTGGCAGTCGAAAAGTTGATGCTGTGATCTTCGATTTGGATGGCCTTATTCTCGACACCGAGCGAATCGCGAAGCGGTTTTGGTTGATGGCTTTCAAGGAGTTCGGCGTCGTTCTGACTGATGAGCAATATCTTGGAATAGTCGGACGAAATGTGCGGGATTCAAATATGGTCCTTAGAAATCTGCTCGGAGATGATTTTCCAGTAGAAGAATGCAGGGCCCGAATGAGGGAGACCTATTATGAGGATATCGCTCGAAATGGATTGCCTGTGAAGCCGGGAGTTCATGAGTTGGTGGATTTTCTGAAAATGAAGTCGTTAAGATATGCAGTTGCGACCTCAACCGCGCGTGATATCACCATGAGAAAACTGGAGCTGACTAACCTTGTTTCGAGCTTCGAGACAGTCGTTGCCGGAGACGAAGTCTCACATGGAAAACCTCATCCCGAAATTTTCCTGAAAGCAGCAGCATTGCTCGATGCTCAGCCGCGAGCAGTCGTCGTCCTGGAGGATTCCTTTTCCGGCATCCGCGCCGCTAAAGCGGCGGGAATGATACCGATCATGGTACCGGACCTCGCCCAACCGACCGAGGAGATACAGTCGCTTGCATATGCGGTAGTCTCTACACTTAGCGAGGCCAAAGAGATAATTGAAGAGATCCTCGGCCGCACCACCAAAGACTATTCTCATGGCCCCAATACCTGATATCCTGATATCCTGATATTCGGCATATAATCCCTTGGAATCGGGAAATTCGAAATGTCAATCTATCTTGATTTTTCCGCAGTGCTGGGATAGGCTGAGATACATTCGATGGAAATCTCAGCAAATCCTTTGCATCAATAGCGGAGCAGGAGAAAGCGATATGGGCACCCGGTCAAAATCTGAACCGAATGGGAATATAGCTCAAATCATCGCCAGTGTACAGGAATGGGTACGGCATCATCCTGCCGGAGAGGGAGCCGCAAGGCTCGAGCAGTGGCTGGCCCAAAGGGAAAGGAAAGAAGAAGCAGAGCCGCTGATTGACGTCTTTGCCTGGATCGGCCAAACTCCCGCCTTGCGCCCGCTTGGACTTTCCCTATTGGACACTTTTCATCGGATGACTCTCTGCGAGATCATGCAGATTGCCGGGCGCCGCATGGTTTTCCCCTTGATAGGAGTGGTGGCGGCGCGGCTGAATAATACCAGGCTCAAAGATAATCTTCTCAATGCCGATGTCGCCCTGCAGTCGCTTTCATATGCCACCAAACTGCTCGAGACGGAATTCGCTTTCTGCAGTATGCCCGACACCTCGGCTTTTGCCGAAAGCTACGGGTGCACAGTGAAGATGCCCGAGGATGGATCGGCCCTGATCACCAAACACGTGATCGACAATCTTGAAGATTTAAAGCGGATTGAGAAATCCGGACCCGTTCAACTCGGCCGGATGGGCAGCACCTTTCATCTCATCACGGAAATGGTAAGCCGGTTTACGCTGATCCGCGGAGCTCTCGATGGCGGACCTTTTTCACTTGCGGCGATACTGGGCGGAGTCGAATCAGTCTCGCGGAAAATCATTCGTGAACCCGCCTTTGTCGAAAGGCTCGTGCAATTCTGCACAAATGTCTCCATCATGTTTGCGCAATCGATGGTTTCTGCGGGAGTGGACGCCATAATCCTCGGGGACCCGACAGCCGGGCTTCTCTCGCCGAAACAGTACGAAAAATTTGCCGGCCCGTATGTGAAGCAGGTGGTTGACTCGGTTGAGGTGCCCGTCATCCTTCACGTCTGTGGAAAGACGTCGCACATCATCGAGCAGATGTGCGCGACCGGCGTGCAGGGCATCAGCCTGGACACGCCTGTGGATTTTCCTGCCATTGTCTCCCGCGTGCCAAAGGATGTCGCTATCATCGGCAACCTGGATCCGGTGGGAACAGTGCTTAATGGGACTCCGGAACAGGCGGCAGCCGCCACGAAGCAACTGCTGGATTCGATGCGCGATGTTCCCAATTACATGTTTTCCACCGGATGCGAACTGCCGCTGGAAACGCCGCTCGAAAATATTCAGGCAATGATTGCAGCGGTTAAAGCTGAACGCAGATAAATCGCTCAATGTCGATTCCAATGCCTTTGTGCTGTCACCACTTGAGCCAAAGCTGGAAAGAAGCAGAGCTTATATCGATTACAGAGGATCTGAGCCGCGACTCCGCTTCGAGACAGAGATCACTGTAATTCAAAACCGCCGCGCCCTTCTGTAACCCCGAGGCGACTGAGTTCTCCAAGCACAGACGCAGCTGGTCCAACCGGCTCACCGCCGGGCGAGCCCTTTCGAGGAGATGAGGACGATGAATGAGACAAACGTGTATCAGGAACTTGCCGAAAGAATCATGATGGGTCATTCCGACGACGTCAAGCAACTGTTCAGGATGGTCGCCGACGAAGAGGAGGCAAGACTGCTGCTGGCGTTGCCGGCGACGCCGTCCGAACTAGCCGAGGCCACAGGCCGGCCACAGGATGAAGTGCAGAAGTCTCTGGACGCGCTGTTTCAGCGGGGACTGGCGATCGTGTCGAGCGGCTCGGGCAAATATCGGATGTGCAGGGACGTAATCCAATTTCATGATGCCACCGCGCTGTGGCCGAAAGCGTCGAAGGAATTTCTCGACTTATGGAAAAAGTGGACGGAAAAGGAATGGGCGTCGACCGCCAAGATGTTCGAAGGATTTCTTTCGCATCCTCCGCAGAGGATCGTGCCCGTTGACGCCGCAATCGAAGACAGGACCGCGATTCTGCATTATGAGAATGTTAAGGAGATCATCGAGGCGGCCCGAAGAATCGCGGTGACCAGGTGCGCGTGCCGCGTGGTCGACGGCAAATGCCGGAAGCCGCTCGAGGTGTGCGTTCAGATAAACCGGGGCGCCGACTACGCGATTGCCCGGGGAACGGGAAGAGAGATCGAAAAGGCCGAGGCTTTGGAGATCATGCGAACGGCCGAGGAGGCCGGCCTCGTCCATGTGACGATGAACAGCGAGCACACCGACCACTATATATGCAATTGCTGTCCGGACTGCTGCATCGGACTGCAGGCGCTCCTCTCGAAAGAGGGCGCGAAATTCGTCTCGCCGTCAAGATTCCAGGCGGTCGTCGATGAGGAATCGTGTATCGGCTGCGAATCCTGCATCGACCGCTGTTATTTCGGCGCCCTCACGCTGGAGGAGAAGGGGGGCGAGACAAAGGCGGCCGTGGACAGCGAGAAATGCGCGGGCTGCGGCCTCTGCGCGGTCGTGTGCCCCTCCGACGCAATACGGTTTCACGAGGTCCGCCCGCCCGATTTCATCCCGGCATCTTGAGTCCGGGCTGGTGATGCGGGCTACTCTTTTGTTCCACCGCGAATTTTCGCGAGAAAATCGAGCACTATCCGGTTAAATTGCGTCGGCGCCTCGATTGCGGCCGCGTGGCCGGTGGGCAACAGATGCAGTTCCGCTTTCTCGATGGCTTTGTTCATCGATTCCGCAACACTCACGTCCATCAATCCGTCATGCTCGCCCGCGATAATCAGCACCGGACACCTGAGCCGGTTCAATTCGACGGGGCTGTCAATCGCGCCGACAATCGCCTGCATGATCGCGTAATATTCCGATGGATTGTTCTGCAGTTTTACGCTCTTGTATCTCTGAAACGCCGGCGGGTTCCTCTGTCCAAAATCCGGCGAGAAAGAGGCGCTTGTCATGATCTCGGAAATGAGATCGTTGTCGCCCTGCTGGAGAATCCCGGCCATCATGCTTCGCCGTTCTTCCATGTCGGGACTCGGCGCCGCGCCAATGCCGCTGTTGGCGAATATCAGGCCCTCGGTCATCTCCGGGTGCTTCAGCGCGAATTCCAGCGCGATGCGCCCGCCCATCGAATACCCCAGCACGCACGCGGATTCGATCTGAAGGGCGCGGAGCAACTCATACAGATCGTCCGCAAAGAGACTCATCGAGTACGGCTGCTTCCCTGCTTCAGTTCGGCCGAATCCCCTGACATCGTACGTGAGAACGCGGTATCGCTTCGAGAATTCCGGCGCCTGGTTGTACCACATGTTAAGATTGTCGCTGAACCCGTGAATCAGGACGATCCAACCGCCTGAACCGGACAACTCGTAATTCATTTTGATTCCATTGGCGGATATCCTCATCGCGACCTCCTTGCAGACTGACATAACGACATTATATCATTTTGATCCGCCGGAATCGTACGGGAAATCACGAGCTGACGCCGGATTGATTTTCTGGAAAATTGTCGTCGATGGTTTCTTCATCACCTCCAGTCAATACGTCTGCCTCGACGCCTAGGCGGCTTTCTGCCTTCTGCGAAAAATTATCTTTTCGCCCGGTCCTCTTGTTCTTCCCACCACTCCTCCGAATCCCGCAGCGGCGCCGGTGAGAACGAGCATTATGAACGACGCTAATGCGGCTCTGCTGATCCCGCCGGCTACATTTTCGGCTGCCTGACGCATCTGGGGCTCCGCTTCCTGAAGCGTAGTTTCAGTACGCCTGACAAAGTCTTCGGCTTCCTGTCTGGACATACCGGTGTTTTGCTCAAGAAGAGCGACCACTCTTTCGCGCTCCTGCTGCGTTGCGCCGCCTCGCGCCATATCTCCAACTGCCGAATACAGATTTCTCGCGAATTGCTGGTTCTCCTGGGCTCCCACGATTTCCTGAATCTCCCCGGAAACGTCCGCCGGCAGCAATGCGGTAACAGCCTGACCAGAACCGGAGAGCACGCTTCCGATCATGCCGAATCCGCCCCCGATAATGGCGCCTACCGCGCTGGTGATGAAGTACGCCGAGAGCAGTATCACCAATCCCCAGGTGATAATGCCATGAAGCGCGGCGTCAAAAATGCGCTGGAGACCCGCCAACCTGCCGGCAACCCAGCCGCCGGCAAAGAGCGCTATGATACTACTGACGATCCACCAGATAGCGCTGCCAATGCCCAGGCCGCCGAATGGATTCTGCTCTGATGCGGGATCAATTGTCGCAAAGCCTATCGCCAGCCCCAGCGTAATCAGCGTCAACTGGACAACCACGGCGACTACGGCGCCCGCAAATATGGCTCCCCACGAAATGCGACTCAGTATACCAACGGGTACGCCTCGAATGTCCTCTTTCATGAAAAACGACCTCCTTCTTGGACATCTACACAGCCTGTTCGGCTGCAGTAAGACCAGTATAAAACTAGTTACCTCACAATAAAAATGTAACACCCTTTTCGATTGTTTGCAAACGGCAGCAAGGGCGCATGACCGGGAAAGACAGGTCGCGCTCGGGATTGTCCCCCGTGCGGAAGGGACTGGCTCCATTTACGGAATTCACGCTTTTGTGAATTCGTGGAATGGCCCCTTTCCCCGGAGCAGGAGCCAGTCGCTCAACCGTCGGGCATTCTCTTCCCCTCTTTGTGGTATAATTTTTATTCACTACCGAGTCAAGATGAAAAGACGAACGTTCTTCATGAACCACAGGACATGTATCGTTGCAGAAGGAGGAGGGCTGCGGTCGAGTTACGTGGTTGGAGTGATCAAAGCGCTCATAGAAAACTTTCACATAACGTCCGTCGACATAGCCGTAGCCACCTCGGGCAGCGCCGGAACGCTCACCTACTATGTCACGCGACAGTTCGACTCTATCATAAACATTTGGACGAATTTACTCTCCACGTGGAAATTCCTGAGCTTCAGAAATATCTTTCTCGGGAACCCTCTCTTGAACATCGATTACCTGATCGACGTCGTTTTCAAGCAGCAGGATAGATTGAATGTCGAAGCGTTAAAATCCCAGGTGACCGAACTATTCATCCCGGTCACAAATTACCGAACAGGCGAGGCGGAATACTTCTCGAACCATGACGATGTGGATTTTTTCGAAGTCTTGAGAGCCACCAAAGCAGCAGAGATTTCCTATGGAAGACCGGTGAGGATCGCCGGACAGGATTACGTCGACGGCGCTCTCTCAGTACCTATAGGAATCAAAAAAGCCCTTGATGCGGGAGCCACCGACATGATCGTGATCTCACCGAACCCCAAGGGATTCATACGATCGCGCTCTTTCCTGGAGCGTTTAGCGACAGGGTTGTTTGCCCGAAACTTCCCGAAGGGTTTAAGGCAGACGATTGAAAGGCTGCCTGAGACATATAATGGCATCCTGGACATTATCAAGCGAGAAATGAAGATACAAGAGCGGAATATTGTCCTTATCCAACCTGAATCCAGGATATCAGCGGGCACACTCGACAATTCGAGAGAAAACTTGATGATCACTATCAGCCAAGGTTATTGCGACGCGTGCCATTGTGAGGAATTGAATTCATTCGGCAGATGATCTGCGGACGACGAGCTTTTTTTCTCTGCCGAAAAATCAGCCAAGACCAGCAGACACCTGGCCTGCGGTTTCCAAATTAATCTGCGGATCAAGCTCCTTCATATCGTCCCCGCAGAACCCCCACTTCTCAGTCCCTGCGCGATTGCCCGGCAAACGGCCGCAGTTTCTTCATCATGCTCATAGTTGTTGTCGGCGAAGTGGGGGTCCACGCTGGTCTTGACAATGACGAGATTATCTTTTGGCGATACATAGATATATTGACCCCACACGCCGATCGCCATGAATTCGCCGTCCGAATGCTCCGGAATCCACCACTGGTATTGATAGCCGAAATTGCCGAAGGAAATCTCGTAACTTTCCGGCTTCGGCCCCGGCTGCAGGTTCGGGTCATCCGGCGTGACCGACTCCCGCACCCACTTCTCGGAAACGATCTGGCTCCCATTCCAGTTTCCGTTATGCAAATAGAGACGCCCGAATCTGGCATAATCCCGCACCGTTGCGTTCAGGAAGGCGAACGAAAGCTCGGTCCCGCTCAGGTCGGTGCACCAGAAGGCGTCATGTTCCATGCCGATCTTGCTCCAGATTTTTTCTTCGAGGTATGTCGATACTGATTTGCCGGTCACCGCCGAAATCAGCATCCCCAGCGCTTGCGTGTCGCAGCTTCGGTAGTAGCTGGTCGTCCCTGAGGGAAACTCGGGCCTGATCTTCGCCATGTAATCGTCTATCGGCTGTCCCAGCCCGAAGATTTTGAGGAACATGGTGTTGATATCGGAAGATTGATTATCGTACTCCTCGTTGAATTTTACGCCGGACGACATCTGCAGGACGTGCTTGATCGGCACTCCCTCATAACCGGAACCTTTCAGCTTCGGAACATAATCCGTTATCGCCTTCTCGACGCCGGCTATCAAGCCATCATCAATGGCGATCCCCACCAGTGCGGAGACAAAAGATTTCGCCACCGACATCGACGTACACAGCGAGTCTTTGGAAACACCATGGAAATATCGTTCTGTAACGATGATGTCGTCCTTCACCACCAGGAGTCCCGTCGTGATGGTTTCCGCCAGGAAATCATCAACCTTTTTGGACTCGCCATTGAATATATAGAACGGATTCAGCTCCGTTTCGTTCCGCTGAAACTGGAATGCCGGCCCCGCATGATGAATCGTTCGGGCGGGCATGATCCGATCCATGCGGTGGAAGTTTTCGATGCGCTTGTCCTCGTCAAAGAATGTGTAGACATTCCACATGCGCTGAAGGTTTTCGCGTTTGGAGACGCCGAAGCCAATGAGGCCAAGCATCAGGATCGCAGCGATGAGAAGAATTTTCGGCAAAGCGGAGAGATTCTTCTTTTCGTTCAAGTTCCTGCGCCTCCCCTTTTTTGTAACATTCCAAAGAAAATCCGGCGACAAGTATATCATTATTGGCAGTTGCAAAGATATCGGGGGGAACAATCGGGGGAATAAGACGGAAGAGTGCACGGGCTGCCGGCAGGCAACCACGGCGGGGATCAGCTTTTCAAAAATCAGTGTGTATACTATCAGGCATCGGGCGAGGCGAGGCCGGTTATCTTCCAGCCGTGCGTCCGCTTCTCCAAAACGAGGCGCTTGTACAGCTTGTTGCCGCACTGGATCCAGGGACGGATCATGATGACGGCCGAAGTTTCCTTGATATCCTTCCCGATAATCTCATAGGATTTGCCGGTATTTTCGCCGACAAAGATATCCTCGGACAGTAACTGGGCGTGGACCGATTCAAGTTCCCTCTTCCGGCGCCAGTTGGCTTGCGCATAATCCCTTCGGGTGACGCCGGTCGAGTCCATCTGCGACACAAACGTCCTGATGTCGACGTGTCTCAGAAAATCATCTTTGATACCGGCCGAAAGAGCCCCCAGCGCCGCCGCTGCAACCTCGTCAGGCGGACGATTCGATGAGAGCGGTTTCAGCCTCAGAAAGACGATGGCGACAGCCATCAGCACCAGAAAAGCCGCGCCCAAAAGGACAGGAAACTTTACTGCAGACACCTTGGCGGGTTTTTTGGCCTTCTTCGAAGGCGGTTTTCTCGCCTCCTTTTTCTCAGGCCATTTCACTTCAATACCCATCCTGCACCCTTTCCCCATTCGTTGCAGATGGCTTTAAAGTGACGTTACTCTATCCTGAAAAAGAGAGGAATGTCAAGTCAAGCTGTCGCTCTGCAAAGATTTTCCCTGCACAAGATAATTGCGCATAATGGAAGGTGAACGAAGGGGATGTCGCCCATGAAAAAGGTTCCTCCCCCCGTGTTCCAGTGCCGGGAAGCGTGGGGGGGCAATAAAAAAATAGAACAGGATATCGAAATCGGCGACCTGAGGGGTTTTCTCCTGAGCAGGCCATATAACGCCTCCGAGGGGGGAGACCTCCATTTCCTCTCTTTCTGCGAGGAAGAGAACATTTCGAAAATAGTCATAGCGGACGTCTCCGGACATGGAGATATCGTATCGCGCGCGGCATCGGCGATAAAGGGACTGCTCCAGAAATACATTGACGAACTTGATAACAGCAGGCTCCTGGAATCCATCAATCGATCGGTCCGCCGCAGGCTTTTCAACGGAAAATTCGTTACGATGGTCGCCGCCACCTATCGCGGAATCAATAAGGAACTCATTTATGCATATGCAGGACATCCCACCCTCCTCCAGTACCAGAAGGCAGAGCGGAATTGGCAAGTGCTGCATGCCCCCGAAAACGGGGGGATGCCTCTCGGGATCATCGGCAACGCTGGATACTTTCAGATCGAAACCCGGCTGAATTCGGGCGACCTTCTCCTTTTTTACACGGATGGGCTTCTGAACGTCAAAATCAACTCCACCATCCAGATCTCGATCGAGGAGCTGCTCTCCTTCTGCCGAAGCCTGAACGCCGACCGTCTCCGGCCTCGGGAAATCTCCGAATCGCTCATCAAACAGATAACCCGCTCTTCCTCGGCCGGATTCACCGACGACGTAACGCTTCTTGTTCTCGAAGCGGCCTGATCCGCCAATTCGCCGAGGGTTCTTCCCGGCCCCGGGATTGCCCCAGCACCCTTCGCCCTCCCTTGACCAGTTTCGGTCTCTATGGTACGCTGAATTTGAAAATCCATTATGGAACTGGATGAGTGAATGCATTAAAGAATGAAGCTTCCTCTTCTCAAAAAGAAATTGGATGGCTTGCAGAGCACCTATAATAAGGAATATCTTTCCTCCGATCCGATCTGGTTCGTTCATCGGTACCGCGATCCTGTCGATCGGGAAGTGGTTGGCCTGATCTGCAGTTCATTGGCCTATGGGAACGTGAAGATGATTCAACGCAATCTCGAGCGCCTTCTGGCAATACTTGGGACGAGGCCCGCCCGCTATGTGCGCGGCTTCAGCCCCATTGACCGCTCCAGCTTCTCCGGTTTTACTCACAGATTTAATACGGCGGATGACATCGTTCTTCTTCTGTGGTATATCCAGCAAATGCTCGAGATCGGTGGCTCGATCGGCGGGTTCTTCAATGCCGGCTGTCGAAACGGCCAAGACATCCGGCAGTCGCTTTCACATTTTGTCGAGCGGGTGCTCACGCTCGATTGTTCGCCGGTTCATCCCGACGGTATCTTGCCCGACGGTGCGGGAGTCCGCTTCTTTTTTCCTTCGCCTGCCGGCGGCAGCGCCTGCAAACGGCTGAACCTGTACCTTCGCTGGATGGTCCGGCGGGATGACGGCATCGACTTCGGCTTGTGGCAATTCATTTCGCCCGCAAACCTCATCATTCCGCTCGACACGCACGTCGCCCGAATCTGCAGGTTGATCGGACTGACCAGGCGCACGTGCGCCGGCTGGCCGATGGCGGCAGAGATAACGGAAAATCTGAAGCGACTCGATCCGCACGATCCGGTTAAATACGACTTCGCCATCAGTCGGTTGGGCATCCTCGCCGAATGCCCGAAAAACCCGGTAGCGGAAAAATGCTTTACCTGCAAAATCAAGAGCGTGTGCACGAACAACGGCGTCGTCACTTGATTCCGGTGCTCGACTGAAAAAACATTCTCATTTTTCAAAGCAGCTCACAGGCGCGAGGCAACCTCTCTTGGGAAAGCGATCTACAAAGGGAAAATCCATGACGATATCATCGACGTCCGTGCGGGAAGCGCTTCAACGCATCCAGAGTACCATCTACCGAACGCCTCTGATGGAAACAAGCTCGATCAGCTCGATGACCGGACTGCATGTGCGCCTCAAACCGGAGAACCTCCAGAAGACCGGCTCGTTCAAAATCCGGGGCGCAAGCAATAAGATGTTGCTGCTCGACGGCGAGCAGAAACGCAAAGGAGTCATCGCCGCCTCAGCGGGCAATCATGCGCAAGGCGTCGCGTATGCAGCCCAGCAGGCCGGTATCGACGCCACAATTGTCATGCCGAAAGCGACTTCGCTCGCCAAAGTCGAAGGGATGCGCCGCTATCCGGCCACCCTGATTCTTGAAGGGCAAGGTTTTTATGAAGCCGCCGAGTATGCGAAATCGGTTCAGCATGAAACCGGCGCCACGTTCATTCCTGCGTTCGACGATCACGATGTGATGGCAGGGCAGGGAACCATCGGCCTCGAAATCATCGAGGAATGGCCGGACGTGGACACCGTAATAGTGGCAATCGGCGGCGGCGGCCTCATATCCGGCATCGCCACCGCCATAAAAGAGAAGAAGCCATCGGTAAAGATTGTCGGTGTCCAGGCTGCCGGCGCCGCCTCGGTGAAAGCGGCTCTTGAGCAGGGGAAGCCGGTAAAGATCTCCTCCTGCCGCACTCTTGCAGACGGCATCGCCGTAAAACAGATCGGCGAGTTGACGTTTCCGATTATCCAGCGCCTAGTCGATGAGGTAGTTACCGTCGAAGAAGACGAGATCGCCGCCGCTGTCCTTCACCTCCTGGAACGCTGCAAGATGGTCGTCGAGGGCGCAGGCGCCGTGCCGGTGGCGGCCCTCCTTTTTCATTCCGGCATCGCGAAAGGCCGGAATGTGGTTCCCGTTCTCAGCGGGGGCAACATCGATGTGAATATGCTCGGCAAGATAATAGATGGCGGGCTTGCCAAGGCGGGCCGCTTCATGACGATCGAGGTCAGTCTCGACGATGTCCCCGGCGCTCTTCACGCGCTGCTGAGCCACGTCGCCAGGCTCGAGGCGAACGTATTGACGATCGAGCATGATCGCACGTCTTCAAAGGCTCCATTCGGGAAAACGGGAGTCACGCTGCATCTCGAGACCCGCGGACTCGAGCATATTGAAGAGATCACGCGAGAGCTAAAGAATCATTACCCGATCGAAACACGCCGGTAACGCTTGCTTTTCGCTCCGTGACTGGGTTAAAATTGCGCTAGCGTCTGCATAAACTTCTCTGTCTCTTCAGCCGAAAAAGGTGCGGGTCAAAGATCCCGCTTCGACACGACGAGGAGGACACCGTGACCACTACATTCAGAAGAAAAGAAGCCGATGTCGTTGTCATTGGTTCCGGACCGGGCGGAGCGACCGTCGCCCGCCAGCTTGCTCGCGCGGGAAAAA is a window from the Candidatus Abyssobacteria bacterium SURF_5 genome containing:
- a CDS encoding 4Fe-4S dicluster domain-containing protein, with the protein product MRTMNETNVYQELAERIMMGHSDDVKQLFRMVADEEEARLLLALPATPSELAEATGRPQDEVQKSLDALFQRGLAIVSSGSGKYRMCRDVIQFHDATALWPKASKEFLDLWKKWTEKEWASTAKMFEGFLSHPPQRIVPVDAAIEDRTAILHYENVKEIIEAARRIAVTRCACRVVDGKCRKPLEVCVQINRGADYAIARGTGREIEKAEALEIMRTAEEAGLVHVTMNSEHTDHYICNCCPDCCIGLQALLSKEGAKFVSPSRFQAVVDEESCIGCESCIDRCYFGALTLEEKGGETKAAVDSEKCAGCGLCAVVCPSDAIRFHEVRPPDFIPAS
- a CDS encoding AbrB/MazE/SpoVT family DNA-binding domain-containing protein, with translation MAQGCCGPQAAERNAACCKVEALIPIDARGQIVLPKDLRERAHIHPGDKLAVVAFENEGSVCCIALVKADSFADTVKGMLGPMMNEIMQE
- a CDS encoding class C beta-lactamase-related serine hydrolase, translated to MIYLSPDFLWNVTKKGRRRNLNEKKNLSALPKILLIAAILMLGLIGFGVSKRENLQRMWNVYTFFDEDKRIENFHRMDRIMPARTIHHAGPAFQFQRNETELNPFYIFNGESKKVDDFLAETITTGLLVVKDDIIVTERYFHGVSKDSLCTSMSVAKSFVSALVGIAIDDGLIAGVEKAITDYVPKLKGSGYEGVPIKHVLQMSSGVKFNEEYDNQSSDINTMFLKIFGLGQPIDDYMAKIRPEFPSGTTSYYRSCDTQALGMLISAVTGKSVSTYLEEKIWSKIGMEHDAFWCTDLSGTELSFAFLNATVRDYARFGRLYLHNGNWNGSQIVSEKWVRESVTPDDPNLQPGPKPESYEISFGNFGYQYQWWIPEHSDGEFMAIGVWGQYIYVSPKDNLVIVKTSVDPHFADNNYEHDEETAAVCRAIAQGLRSGGSAGTI
- a CDS encoding methyltransferase domain-containing protein, whose protein sequence is MKEEEIRKTVRDRYAGRVKESSGSCCAPAASCCGSASKAEVVSKAIGYTDEDLSSVPEGANLGLGCGNPVALASLKEGDVVLDLGSGAGFDCFLAAKKVGSAGKVIGVDMTPEMLDKARKNAAEDNFGNVEFRLGEIEHLPVADNAVDVIISNCVINLSPNKPQVFSETFRVLKPGGRLMVSDIVLLEELPDFVKESIDAYVGCVAGASLKEDYLQAIRDAGFKDVSVVGEAGFGADLLLGDPTVKAMVDALGASFEDVQKVASAVVSVKVRAEKP
- a CDS encoding alpha/beta hydrolase: MSVCKEVAMRISANGIKMNYELSGSGGWIVLIHGFSDNLNMWYNQAPEFSKRYRVLTYDVRGFGRTEAGKQPYSMSLFADDLYELLRALQIESACVLGYSMGGRIALEFALKHPEMTEGLIFANSGIGAAPSPDMEERRSMMAGILQQGDNDLISEIMTSASFSPDFGQRNPPAFQRYKSVKLQNNPSEYYAIMQAIVGAIDSPVELNRLRCPVLIIAGEHDGLMDVSVAESMNKAIEKAELHLLPTGHAAAIEAPTQFNRIVLDFLAKIRGGTKE
- a CDS encoding HAD family phosphatase; protein product: MSAETRKAGSRKVDAVIFDLDGLILDTERIAKRFWLMAFKEFGVVLTDEQYLGIVGRNVRDSNMVLRNLLGDDFPVEECRARMRETYYEDIARNGLPVKPGVHELVDFLKMKSLRYAVATSTARDITMRKLELTNLVSSFETVVAGDEVSHGKPHPEIFLKAAALLDAQPRAVVVLEDSFSGIRAAKAAGMIPIMVPDLAQPTEEIQSLAYAVVSTLSEAKEIIEEILGRTTKDYSHGPNT